The genomic stretch ATGAGTTTCTTTTTCCAATTCGCCCGTTTTGGATGATGGATTGGTTCTTTCAATAGCTTCGGGACAGTCGTTGAGTCTTTGAATTTTTATGACATAACTACGTATCTGCCTCTTGTATAGCCTTCAGGCTGATTTAAGGGTTTATTCTTCTTTTGGAATGTGCCTTTGAAAAACGTTGTATTTTTTCGTAAACTTAAATATGGCCTTGTTCTAAATGAAAATTAGTTCATTTTGTTGGTTTGCTTATTGAAGTAATGTGTTATGTTTTTGGTCCTTCCAGTGCAGAACCCTAATGACAGATAACAATCAAAATGACAGTTTAATGTCAGTTGGTAGTTCGTTCGGAAAGCTTCCTGATCATTTGCTAATAGAAATTTTCATCCGAGTTTCTGTCTCAGAGTGGGCACAAATCTCCTGTGTTAAAAAACAATGGGCCAATTTGTTTCGCGGAGAATTCTTGTGGCAAGCTGCTATTGCTATGACATTTCCTTTGGCTAGCCAAGCTAAAAGGTGGCCGGGACCTATCCCTCGAGGATTGAACAAGAGGTATAATAGCATTTCTACTTCCAGTTTTTGTCCAATCTTGGTTCTTTCTTTCTATCCTTAACTTTTCAATCccacttttttttctctccttttgtAATTCCTTTCGTCggagtttttatattttgttgtttgaaaaaaaaaaaagcactatAATCACTGAAGATATAATCATTTCCTTAAGGACAAATTCCTTTTCTTGTTTTAACTTCCCGCTTGAAAATAAACCAAACGACAACCTTTGGCCTAGCTTGATTTGTTGGCATCTTATTTAAAGATCATGTTATGACTTGTGTCTGGATGTTTGTGGATTCATATCTTAAACCGGTGGCTCTTACTGTCCCCTAGGTGCTGATTTGATGCGTGTGCTTTTCGTCAAATATCCATGCATTATATTCTGCTAAGGCACTGGCAATTTTCGCAGGAGATTTGAAGCTTTATATGTCAGTAAACATATCTTTGCTCTAGATGGTGAGATTGATGAGATCGTGGGCCATAGTTATTTGTTTCTAAAAGAGCAGCTTGAGCGTTCAACCATGCCACCCTCTTCCAGTATACTGCACGGAACCCTCATAGGTGCGTTTCAAATTTCACTTCTCTTTCGTGCTTTCTCTAGTCTGCCTTTATAAACTAGGAACTGAAAATTATTCTGTGAAATGAATATTTATGATTTGAGTACCGATCCTCGATCTCGAATTTGATGAACAAAAGTTAATATAAGCTAGTTAATCTTTCTTTTGCGGCTAACTTGTtgacatgttcaaaacatttaCTTTACATAACACGTAAGTGTAGAAGTTTACAGCCTCAAATTGTATGCCATTTAATGGAACGCATCTTGAACCTTTTATCGTTTACTGTCACGTGACATGGATAGTACATATTGCATACCAAATCCAATGGGGAATTTCATTGCTGACGCTTAGTTAAATTAATACCAGGCTGTAAATCTCATATGACCTCCTGACCTGGGATTACTGTGTGTTTTAGCAGATCAGTTTATTGCTTGTGGGAAATCGAGAGACATGGCTCATGATCTTGCTTCCCAGATCTGGCTGGCTGTTCTTGACAATTTAGAGGAAAACGAGCAAACTTTTCAATTACTGAAACGTCTTGCGCAAGAAGCCGATGTAAGCTTATAAAGTTATACTAATTGTTATGCTTGCTATAAGTAATGTCGAAATGCAGagcatacaaacatgaataagCATATATTGTTGCTGCAACATGTTTATTTACTTTGACGCCGTGGTGCTAATAGATTCCGAATGAGCAGGTTTTTCTTCTGTACCCGTACTCAAGATCAATCACAGTCCAATGGAGGGTGTTTGAAAAACTCTTCACAGATTTTCGCGACTGCTTCAATCATGTAGATTACTATGATGTGTTGGCTTGTGCGAAGAACAAGTTTCAGCCAATACCATCGACTTGGTTAGGTTACTGATCAACCTCAAATGTACCTATTTCAGCTTAATCACGAGTACATTTGTATATATGGAAGTCACTATTGCCTGTGCCTTGCGGGCTATCTCATCTTGAAGAAAACCGCCGTGGCTATACCATGCTTGATAGGACTAGAAAGAAACTGATTATATTTGTACTGTTAATAGGTGCATGATTCAATGTGAAAAAGAATGCCCAtgcaacttttttcttttcattgtgAAAATGCCCATATTActaaggataatacttgcatatCCCACTAGTGCATGTCCTGAATAATGATGGTTTACCTTGTCCACCTTAATTTTGTGCTCGGGGTGCAAGGGGGAACACTTTGAGCTTGGCTTCGAGTGTCGGGTTTTCTACCCCCTTGTACTTCCTGTatgtttttttggttgtttgcctGTTGTTTGGCTTTTGTTGTACTCTTTGGCATCTCTTGCCCTGGTTAATACATTTCCAGTAtccaaaaaaataacaaaatactTGCATATCTCAGCTCTTGCGAACAACGTGTTTTTACCGTAAAGattttataattagaattatTCAGTTTGTTAATCTTCATTTAAAGATcaatcctacaaaacaattattcAAATCAAAGATCCAAAATTTTGAGTGTATTACTATTCTTTTCCCATTTTCCAATTAAATGTATAAGATATCATCTCTATCGAATTTCAACAATTACTACTAATAATtatcttttgggtttttatcacaaatggtccatGAGGTTGATCAAACTTATTATTCTGATTCCTCACTTTTAGAATCAATTAATGTCGTCCCTGACATTTACTACcccacatcaatttggtcattccgttaagatTTTGTTAACTATTGTGGTAGTTTGTATGTGGTAACTACAAATCCAATAAaatggtgacacgtggatttacacaaaataaaggttttttttttaatcacaaatggtccctaacattgatcaaactcctcattttggtccttgagtttcaaaaatcgatAAATTTGGTCCCTCACTTTCACTACGCACATCAATTTAGTCCTTCTGTTAAAAtttcatcaatatttttttgtttgtgtgctGATGTGGTCCTAGTAATCCAATATGGCTCCACGTGGATtaactataatatatatatatatatatatatatatatatttttttttttttaagagtgaaTCAATGAACGAGTATTCCGCGCTGACATTTTTCTCGCATCCCACAAccccaattgaaaaaaaaaaatcaatctaaattcgataaaatcgaatccaaattcaatttaaatttgataggattataACCAACTAGAGAGAATAAGGAGTGAGTTTAGGAAGCCGAGTATTTTAGTGGTGTGTCATAgtgtcttccttttctttttgagcATACCCTGATTAAAACGACGActtttgttttatcttttagttttggtttttagtttcttattttacttttagttttaaatcatAAGAAAATAGTTTATTGTAGTTAATCCACGTGGCGCCATATGATTGGAAAGATTAAATTGATGTGTGGTATTGAAAGTCATGgaccaaatttattgatttttgaaactcaaggaccaaaatgaggagttggatCAATGTCAGGGACCATGTGCgataaaaacccttattttgtgtaatccatGTGTCACCATTTCATTAGATTTGTAGGTCCCACATACAAAATAACAGAATAGTTGACAgaattttaacggaatgaccaaattgatgtttGGTAATGAATGTTAGAgatgacattgattgattttgaaagtgagggaTCAAAATGATGGGTTTGATCAATCATAGacaccatttgtgataaaaacccttaatTTTTTAGGTTCCATTTTTTGCTGAGAGGAAAGTAAAGTCACCGTGTGGTCCCTTTTTTTATGCTTATATAATTGTTAGTGCTCGACAATCCGTTGTAGTCTAGTTGGTCAGGATACTCGGCTCTCACCCGAGAGACCCGGGTTCAAGTCCCGGCAACGGAACCATTTTTTATGTTCTTATATTTTTAAAGATATTATGGGTTGGTCCATGTCGATATCATGGGTTGGGCCCATGTATTTTAGACCCACAGAATGATGAAATAGTAATACcccttgccttttttttttaacttcaaaaTAGTAACTCTCCGATATTTATCTACTTGTCAtgttctaatttattttgtagttGTAATTTTTCTTGGTTCTCAAAAGTTTTGAGTTTTCTGAAGTGTCATGTTTATCAAGGACTTACAAGTAAACAGTTCTCAAAATTTAAGTAGTTATTATTAACACTCTAAATTACATTGCTACCATGTATAATGGTCTGAGTTAAAGCTTAAAAACTTACCCTAGAGGATTTTAAGTCATAATTCAGAAATTTTTCCAT from Pyrus communis chromosome 7, drPyrComm1.1, whole genome shotgun sequence encodes the following:
- the LOC137740293 gene encoding uncharacterized protein isoform X2, which produces MTDNNQNDSLMSVGSSFGKLPDHLLIEIFIRVSVSEWAQISCVKKQWANLFRGEFLWQAAIAMTFPLASQAKRWPGPIPRGLNKRRFEALYVSKHIFALDGEIDEIVGHSYLFLKEQLERSTMPPSSSILHGTLIDQFIACGKSRDMAHDLASQIWLAVLDNLEENEQTFQLLKRLAQEADVFLLYPYSRSITVQWRVFEKLFTDFRDCFNHVDYYDVLACAKNKFQPIPSTWLGY
- the LOC137740293 gene encoding uncharacterized protein isoform X1, with protein sequence MTDNNQNDSLMSVGSSFGKLPDHLLIEIFIRVSVSEWAQISCVKKQWANLFRGEFLWQAAIAMTFPLASQAKRWPGPIPRGLNKRRFEALYVSKHIFALDGEIDEIVGHSYLFLKEQLERSTMPPSSSILHGTLIADQFIACGKSRDMAHDLASQIWLAVLDNLEENEQTFQLLKRLAQEADVFLLYPYSRSITVQWRVFEKLFTDFRDCFNHVDYYDVLACAKNKFQPIPSTWLGY